A region from the Melioribacter roseus P3M-2 genome encodes:
- a CDS encoding response regulator produces the protein MKTTLLKPIMLIEDNPMDIDISIQAFEEAGINNPVLVCRDGEEALQTINKLRDKESISFPALVILDLHLTKIDGVELLKIIRRDEVWENIPVIICSTSGNKSDIENAYKAGANAYLMKPADFDEFVESAALLRQFWLTKNKSPYNI, from the coding sequence ATGAAAACAACGCTGCTTAAGCCCATTATGTTAATAGAAGATAATCCGATGGATATTGATATTTCTATTCAAGCTTTTGAAGAGGCGGGTATCAACAATCCGGTGCTCGTTTGCAGGGACGGCGAGGAAGCGTTGCAGACTATTAATAAACTGAGGGATAAAGAGAGTATTTCCTTTCCGGCGCTCGTTATTCTCGACCTTCATCTTACCAAAATCGACGGCGTCGAATTGTTGAAAATAATTAGACGAGACGAAGTCTGGGAAAACATTCCCGTGATTATTTGTTCGACATCCGGCAATAAATCCGATATTGAAAACGCATACAAAGCCGGCGCGAACGCATATTTGATGAAACCTGCGGATTTTGACGAGTTCGTGGAATCCGCCGCTTTACTCAGACAATTCTGGCTGACCAAAAATAAATCTCCGTATAATATATAG
- a CDS encoding response regulator: MDKKYRLLYVEDNLQDIDLTRNFFEERKEEFELKIATSGEQFIQLLGSESFDLVLLDNKLPDFDGITILKELARLSIKIPIILLTGSGNDELVAEALRIGASAYIQKTGDYLENLPDLIKKTVSEFESEAEAKKIFFIKYPLNILIIENDNRQIDLITDYYKNYKKKYIVHIAKSCLSALKILEVKKNTDLVLFNLNVADMKAAQFIEKIKNDGFDLPVIVYAEKGSEDEALSALNGGAVDYILKRENFLMEIRYAAELGYLKHKVMKIQESPQGGKEKEEDT; this comes from the coding sequence ATGGATAAAAAATATCGACTGCTCTATGTGGAAGATAATTTACAGGATATCGACCTTACCCGGAATTTCTTTGAAGAGCGTAAAGAAGAGTTCGAACTCAAAATTGCCACAAGCGGCGAGCAATTTATTCAATTGCTCGGTTCCGAATCCTTCGACCTGGTTCTGCTGGATAACAAATTACCCGATTTCGACGGCATAACTATATTGAAAGAATTAGCCAGGCTTTCGATTAAAATCCCGATTATTTTGCTTACCGGCAGTGGCAACGACGAACTCGTTGCCGAGGCTCTCAGAATCGGAGCCTCTGCCTATATTCAAAAAACAGGGGATTATTTGGAAAATTTGCCCGACCTTATCAAAAAAACCGTCTCGGAATTCGAATCGGAAGCGGAAGCAAAAAAAATCTTTTTCATAAAATACCCGCTTAATATTTTAATTATCGAAAACGACAATCGGCAAATCGATCTTATAACCGACTACTACAAAAACTACAAAAAGAAATATATTGTCCATATCGCTAAAAGCTGCTTGAGCGCATTGAAAATTCTCGAAGTCAAAAAGAATACCGATCTGGTTTTGTTTAACCTGAACGTCGCGGATATGAAAGCAGCGCAGTTTATAGAAAAAATAAAGAACGACGGATTTGACTTACCCGTGATTGTCTACGCCGAAAAAGGCAGCGAAGACGAGGCGCTTTCCGCATTAAACGGCGGCGCCGTCGATTATATTCTGAAACGTGAAAATTTTCTGATGGAAATCAGATATGCAGCGGAACTCGGCTATCTGAAGCATAAAGTAATGAAAATTCAGGAATCTCCTCAGGGCGGGAAAGAAAAGGAAGAAGATACTTAG